The sequence below is a genomic window from Pleurocapsa sp. PCC 7327.
GTAGCGCTGGACGATTTCGGCTAGAACTCGCATCTGTTGGCTGGTGAGAATGCCATTGGGAGTCCGCATCCGCATCATGAATTTACCTGGGGTGACGGGACGGTAAAAAATCCCCATCCATTTGAGCCGATGTTCTAAGTCGGTTTTGTCCATGGCTTCCCAGCCAATTTGCGCAAAATGTTCCAGTTCGTCTTTTATTGCTAGTCCGTCTTTTTCTGCTTTAAATTTTTCAAATTTGTTCTGGGTTGCTGCTTCGTCTCGTCGGGGTGCTTGTACCACGGGATAATTCCTCCTTAAGTCCGGTCTGGATTGCTAGATTATTGAATTGACCGAAGTTTTTGCGATCGACGCCTATGAGGGCTTTACCAATATTTTGTTAAGATGTTTGACTCGGTAGCTGTATAGCTTTAAATATTGGAAAACATCTAAGATAGGATAGGTTTGCTATTAATTCATGTAAACATTTAATTAATTTTATCCGGGTAAATTTTGTAATGCTTGTAACGAAAAAGTTTATTTCATGAATAAGCTGCATTCTTAAAGTGCAATATGCGCATAGAAAGCATCCGCTCTCAAGTTCTGTACAATAATCCCGTTACAAAAACAGGAGGGGGATCCCTCCTGTTTTATGTATATTCTTTTGCCTACTAGATTCAGAAACAGGTCGGTTTAATCTTCTGTCGCTGCGATCGCCATTTCTTCGTCTAGAGCAGGAGGAATGTCTGCCTCGTCAACAACTTTTTCTTGCGCTTCAGCCAACAACTTCTGACGGTACTTCTCAGCCATTTCTTCGGCTTTCTCGAAGACTATTTGGCGATTTTTGAGCATATCGCCAGGTTCTGGTTCTAGCTGTTTGGTCGATAGCGAAATTCGCCCTCTGTTCGCATCTAGGTCGATGATCATCACTTTTAATTCATCGTTGACGTTAAAGACGCTGTGAGGCGTATCGATATGGTCGTGAGAAATTTCTGAGATATGCAGTAACCCACTGACCCCGCCAATGTCGATAAAGGCACCGTAGGGCTTGATTCCTCTCACCGTTCCCGTGACGACTTGACCGACTTCTAAACCGTGCATCTTGCGTTCTACTAAGGCGCGGCGATGGCTTAACACCAGTCGATTTCGTTCTTCATCAACTTCAAGAAATTTTAAGGGCAGTTCTTGACCGACCAAATCTTCTTTGGCTTCGCGGGCGCTGATATGAGAACCGGGAATGAATCCTCGCAATCCTTCAATTCTGACTAAAGCACCGCCACGATTGGTGGCAAAGACGTTGGCGCGTACTGTAGCGTCTTCTGCTTGCAGTTGACGCACCCTTTCCCATGCCCGCATATATTCGATGCGACGAATAGAAAGGGTTAACTGTCCGTCTTCATTTTCGTCGGTCAAGATAAAGAATTCCCGCGTCTCGTTTGGTTGCAAAACCTCTACAGGGTCGTCAACTCGATTGATTGACATTTCCTGAATAGGAATGAAGGCTGCTGTTTTTGCCCCAATATCAATCAGCGCCCCTTTAGGTTCCATACTAAACACCGTGCCCGGTACGATATCCCCAGGACTGAAGTGATAGTCATATTTGTCGAGAAGGGCGGCAAAATCTTCGTGGGTAAAACCGATCTCTTTAGTAGCTGTTTTTTTCTGACTGACCATGTACGTTTTTCAGTTATCTCCTTGTGTTGCTATGCCTCCTGTTGATGTACACTCACTTTAATTGCGTGCAGCCTACACCTAATATTATGTTGTACCTTTTACCCATTGGTTTGACAGGTTCTTCAGATAGTTCGCACAGTAACCTTTTTTTAATAATTCAGGTAGCCATCCCTCTTAAAAAGATTCATTTATTTATCTTAGCGGTTTTCGGCTGCATTAATTGGGTGCATATCAGAGCGAGGAATTTTATATTATATTCTTATTCTAAGAAGAAGTCACTATCGATGAAGAATCTTTTAAGTCTGACTCCTCTAGGACAGGCTCGTGCGAGTCTTTTGCGTCTTGCGTCACCTCCGCCGGACTTTGGAGCCGCTCCAAGGTCTTTACGAAATCCTTAATCCCCTTAAACTTGCCATATACGGAAGCAAAGCGAACATAAGCGACCTCGTTTTCGTGACGTAGGTATTGAAGAACTAACTGTCCGATTTCTTGACTGGTTACTTCTCGCTCGGAACGCTGCTGAAGTCGGGCTTCGATTTCATTGACGATCGCTTCGAGTCGTTCGAGAGGAATACCCGTTTTTTCACAAGCGCGGATTATCCCTCGCAAAAGCTTAGCACGCTCAAAATATTCTCGATGACCGTCTTGTTTGACCACTTTGATGGGAACGGATTCGACTCGTTCGTAAGTTGTGAATCGACCTTTACATCGCAAACATTCTCTACGTCGCCGAATACTTTGTCCCTCTTCTGTGGAACGCGATTCTAAAACTCGGCTATCGGTGTGCTGGCAATAAGGACATAACATGAGCTTGTTTGGGGTGGGTTGCCATCCGCAAAGCGATGACTTAGGAAATCGCTTGCTATATATTTTTCAAGCAAGAAAACAAAAAGCCGAGCCGTTGCCTATTTTCTCTCAAAAGTGAGAAATAGATAGTAGCGGCTCAAGAAGGTTATGTAATATTAAAATGTTATGCAGGTTAGTAATCTGGGACTATTTTTCGATGCGAGGGGGTTCCCGAAACGCGATCGCAAAGAAGATCACCGCGAGTGCCATGGCGACGACTAAGATATAAGCAACGCTTTCCATATCAAGACTTCCTAAAAATGCTTTAGTTAATAGTGTATCAAAAAGTTGCCTGGCGTGAATTTAGAATTAGTAGAGACGTTCTCTGGAACGTCTCTATTCTTCTAAAGGGTTGGTACGAAATGATAGGGACTCGTTAATTTATCTAACTGCTGCACCAACAAACTCAGGAATAATCCCACGTCAGTCACAATGCCGATAGACTCGACCGAACCGCGATCGCTCAGTTTCGTTACCACAGCTGGGTTAATGTCTACGCAGACCATCTTCACGCCAGCGGGGGTCATATTGCCAACCCCTATCGAGTGCAACATGCTTGAGAGCATGAGAATCATTTCCGCCCCTTGCAGCAGTCGCGCGTATTCTGCTTGCGCTTTAATTAAATCCATTTCCGTATCGGGAAGGGGACCATCGTCGCGAATCGATCCTGCCAAACAGAAAGGAACGTTATTCTTGACGCATTCGTACATGACCCCTTTAGTCAGAACGCCCTGCTCGACTGCTTTGGCGATGCTGCCGCAACGACGGATAGTATTGATAACTTTGAGGTGATGGCGATGTCCGCCGCGTACCGGCACGCCCCGTTGCATATCCACGCCGAGAGAAGTACCCATCATCGCTTGTTCGATATCGTGAACCGCGATCGCATTTCCTCCTAGGAGAACGTGGACGTATCCTTCGCGGATTAAGCGAGAGAGATGCTGAGCGCCTCCGGTATGAATGACCACCGGACCCGCCGTAACCACTACTTTCCCGCCGCGATCGCGAATTTTGCGCAGTTCCCAGGCAATTTGTTCGACGACCAATTCGACGCGGCGTTCGCTGGAAACCCCTCCCGACATAAAGGCAAATTCCTGGTGGCTATTGCGTTGTTCGCGCGATTCGGGTTTGCGAGGATTGCGAATCCCTTCTACTCCGACGATAACGCGATCGCCGACTTTAAGATCCCGTAGGAGCTTACAACGAGCGGTCAGACCATCAGGGGTTGGCTCTACGACGATTGCGGCATCCATGCGCTGCTTTTGTACTTTCACCCACTCGCAATTGACGCGCACTTCGGTAGGATAGATAGTCGTGACGTAGAAGTCATCGGGTGCGACTCCATCTTGGGTAACGACTTCAGTATTAACGTCGCAAACTTCTTGAGGCGGGGCGACGGCACCGATTTCGATCAACTGGGTCATGATGTCTTCCATGATCTCATGGGAAGGCGCCGAGACTCTGACTTCTGCCGAAGAGGTGCTCTGTCGTTCTATGCCGAGATTAAAATTGAGAACCTTAAAACTGCCGCCATTTTCGACCACTAAATCGAGGGCTTGGTTCATGATCCCTGCATCGAGGAGATGTCCTTCGAGCCTAATAATGCGGCTCTCGACGGGTTCGTTGGCATGAACGTAATCGAGAACGGGTTCGGTGACGCGCAAGGTTAAGCACTTTGCCGCACCGCCTGCTTTGAGAAATTCTGTCAGGGGTGTTTCTATCACCTCAAACCCAATCTCGGTAAGCCTTTGTTTGAGACTGTCGCTCGCCTTGTTCAGGACGATGGTTGAGTTAATATTGACCGCATTGCAGGCGAAATTGACCGCATCGGGTTCGTCGATCGCGATTCGCTTCTCTGCTGGGACGCGCAGTTCGATTAGGCGATTGGAGTAGGAATCAAATGCAGGAGGATAGTAGAGCAAATAGCCGCCCGTCAGGGGACAGAAACAAGTATCCAAGTGATAGAAGCGTTCGTCTACCAAACGCAGAGACAATACCTCAATATCTAGCCATTTAGCGAGGTAAGGATGGGAATCGAGTTCGGTCCGAAAGCCGTATCCCGCCCACAACCAACGTCCTTCGCGATCGAATAGGGCATCTCCGGCTCCTTCAAAGGGCAAGTCTTGAGGAAGTTCGTAAACCGCAAAGCCATTTTCCTCAAACCACTGTTTGAAGTAAGGTTCTTCCCCTTGGCGTTCTTTGTGCAAAAAGCGGCTGAGGACGACGTTATTGCCCAAAACCAGTCCAGCATTAGCAGTGAATACCATGTCGGGCCAACCCTTTTGAGGAGGCACTAGCTCGACGATCGCTCGATCTTTGATAACGCGATAGAGTTTTTGCCACTGCTCGACGGCGCGATCGCGCGAGGATTTGTGAATGTTGCCCTCCATCCACGGATTGATGACGTAATCTACGTCGTAGTGGTCGGGGGCACACATCAGGAAGCGAATTGTTTCTGCCATAATCAATAATTGATAAACCTCTCAAGAACTTTAAATAGCTCAGTCTGCTCTAGTGACTTTCAAGCTTATTTCTAGAAACGTTTGCGCTAACCAGAAAATTCGATTTGACAAACCAATCTTTCATTATAGGCGATGAATTTGCCTTCGGGCAAAGCTAAGCTTTGGCTGGGGGTTCGAGCGCACGATAAGCCAAAATTGCGATCGCCGCCCATGCAGGTCTATCTTGAAAAAGATTTCAGGATCGAAAGAGAGAGTCACAATAGAAATAAAGTCCGCACTTTGAATTTTAGGAAGAAGGGACTATGACTACTACTCTATCTGCTCCTGGCTCTATTGAATCTTGGCTGGGAAACGAAGCAGAAAGTTTATTGACCTATAAAGCAAAGATTCCTCAATCGCTGTTGCACCTGCCCGGACCTGATTTTATCGACAGAATCTTGGCTAGTAGCGATCGCAATCCCCAAGTTCTCCGCAGCCTTCAGCAAATCTACTCGACAGGACGACTTGCCAACACGGGCTATATTTCTATTCTGCCCGTCGATCAGGGCATCGAACATTCCGCCGCCGCTTCTTTTGCCCCCAATCCGATCTACTTCGATCCAGAAAATATTATCAAACTCGCGATCGAAGGCGGTTGCAACGCGGTAGCGACAACTTTAGGAGTTTTAGGGATGATGTCGCGCAAATACGCCCACCGCATCCCCTTTATCGTCAAACTCAATCACAACGAACTGTTGACTTATCCCAACCCCTCCGATCAGATTTTGTTCGCCAGCGTCGAACAAGCTTGGAATCTGGGTGCTGTAGCAGTTGGGGCAACAATTTATTTTGGTTCGCCAGAATCGAGCCGTCAAATTCAGGAAGTCAGCAAAGCTTTTGCCCGCGCCCACGAACTGGGCATGGTAACGATTCTCTGGTGCTACCTGCGTAACGATGTTTTTAAACAAGATAAAGATTACCATGTCGCTGCCGACTTAACGGGTCAAGCCAATCACATGGGAGTCACCATTGAAGCAGATCTCATCAAGCAAAAACTGCCAGAAAATAATCGGGGTTACGAAGCCGTTGCCAAAGCAACCGGCAGAAAATACGGCAGAACCGACGAGCGAGTCTATAGCGAACTCACTAGCGACCATCCCATCGATCTGACTCGCTATCAAGTTCTCAACTGCTATTGCGGTCGCAGCGGTTTGATCAATTCCGGCGGCGCATCCGGGAAAAATGACTTTGCCGAAGCCGTTCGCACTGCAGTAATTAACAAACGGGCGGGGGGTTGCGGATTGATATCCGGTCGCAAAACCTTCCAGCGTCCTTTTGAGGAAGGAGTTAAGTTATTCCATGCGATTCAAGATGTCTATCTCTCTCCAGAAGTAACGATTGCATAAACTATACGGGATTGGGCAATTAGATCCCGATCCCTGAATCTCAAAAATCTAAGATTATCCAATCCTTCCACTAACATATTCTCTGGTTTGCTTGTGGGAAGGATCGGAAAACATTATCGAGGTCTTGTTAAACTCCAGCATTTCGCCTAGATACATAAATGCCGTGAAGTCAGATAATCTGGCTGCCTGCTGCATGCTGTGAGTAACGATCGCAATGGTCACTCGTTTTTTTAGTTCGCTTACCAGTTCTTCAATACTAGAAGTTGCGATCGGATCCAGAGCAGAGGTCGGTTCGTCGAAAAGAATCATTTCGGGATCGGTCACTAAAGCGCGAGCAATGCACAAACGCTGCTGCTGACCCCCAGATAAATTATAAGCCGATTCGTGCAAGCGATCTTTCACCTCATCCCATAAAGCAGCTTCTTTGAGAGAATCTTCAACTTTTTCATCAATCAGACTGCGCTTCTTTTCGCCTCGAACTCGCAAACCATAGGCAACATTTTCATAGATAGATTTAGGAAAAGGATTGGGTTTTTGAAATACCATACTGACTCGCATGCGGACTTCTATTGGATCGACCTGACGACCCAGGATATTGATAGAGTCAATGAGGATTTCTCCTTCGTAGCGATTGCCGGGGTAAAGGTCGTGCATGCGATTGAAACATCGCAGCAAAGTGGTTTTACCGCACCCAGACGGACCGATCAAAGCCGTTACTTGTTTTTCTGGTATAGCCAAATTGATGTTTTTTAAGGCATGAAATGAACCATAGTAAAAATTGAGGTTAGTCACCTTAGCTTTGGGTTCGAGCGCAACTAAATTAGATTGTTGCTCGCTGTTTTTTTCTACCATTTGATACCTTGACGAAAACGATAGCGAAGATAAATAGCCAGACCGTTCATGCCAAGCGTCATGAGAGTCAGCACGGTACCTGCGGCTGCCGCGTTTAACTGAAAGGCGGGTTCGGGACGAGATACCCAGTTAAACATTTGAATGGGCATGACGGTAAAAGGCGCTTGCAGCCAGGCAAAAGAAAGATAGGGGAATTCGCTTTTAAAAGGAGGATCTGGCAAAAAAGCAATGAAGGTCAGCGCACCAATAGTTATCACGGGAGCAGTTTCTCCAATTGCCCGCGATAAACCTATGATTATGCCCGTAAGAATACTCCCAAACGAGTAAGGGAGAGTGTGATCCCAGACCATTTGCCATTTACTGGCTCCCACTGCATAGGCAGCTTCTCGCAGACTATTGGGAATAGCGCGAATTGCCTCGCGGGTTGTGACAATCACAACGGGCAGAATTAACAAGGCTAGCGTTAATCCTGCCGCCAGAATGCTCTCCCCCAAATTAAATTGATAGACAAACACGCCAAGGGCTAACAACCCGTAGACAATCGAGGGAACGCCAGCGAGATTGGTGACGTTAATTTCAATAATGTCGGTAATCCAGTTTTTGCGAGCGTATTCCTCTAAATAAATCCCCGAAGCAATGCCTAAAGGAATTGCTGCTATGGCAGTGACCAGCATCACTAAACTCGTTCCTACCCAAGCTGAGAGAATACCAGATTCTTCTGGACGGCGACTGGGAAAAGAAATAAAAAATTGTGGCGTCAGGCGCGATGCACCATCAATAGCCATTTGGATCGTCAGTCCTAGTAGGATTAAAATTGACACCAAAATTGTCGTCAAACCGATGATGGCAAAAATAGTATTAACTAACTGACGACGATTAATATCCGCTCGAATTTGCTCTAAATTTCCTATTGACATAGTCACTGTTTTCAGAACTCGGAATTTTAATAAATTTCTCGATAGCGCTTGGCGAGAAAATGTCCGATGATATTTAAGACCAAAGTCATCAACACCAAAGTCAGCCCAGAGGCAAAAATGGTTTGATACTCTAGACTACCGTGAGGCAAATCCCCAAGACTTACCTGTACTATATAAGCTGTGATGGTGGCAGCTTGATCGAAAGGGTTCCAGGTGAGATTGGGCTGAAGTCCGGCAGCAATGGCAACGATCATAGTTTCGCCGACAGCGCGGGAAATTCCCAAGATGTAAGCAGCACTAATCCCAGAAATTGCTGCCGGAAAAATGACTTGCAAGGCGGTTTGTAGGCGAGTTGCTCCCATTGCATAGGAGCCTTCCCGCAATTTTAAAGGAACAGCTCGCATTGCATCTTCGCTAATAGAACTAATCAAGGGAACGATCATTAACCCCATCACTAGCCCAGCGCTTAACATATTAAACCCAGGTAGGTCTGGAAAAATCTTCTGCAATAGCGGCGTAACAAACAGAAGAGCAAAATAACCATAAACGACGGTGGGAATAGCTGCTAATAACTCTAAGGCAGGTTTGATGGTTTCGCGCAATCGAGAAGGAGCAAATTCGCTTAAGTAAATCGCCGCAATTGTCCCTAACGGAATGGCGACTATCATCGCAACCGCTGATGTTACCAACGTTCCTGATAGCAATGGCAGAATTCCGTAATGGGGATCCGCAAATAGCGGACTCCATTGAGTATCTGTGAGAAATTCCGTTATGGGAATTTTTTTAAAGAAGTTGACGGATTCACCGATGAGAACGTCGAGAATTCCAAAGGTCGTAGCAATCGAGGAAAAGGCTGCCAAAAACAAGATCGATTCAATTGCCCCTTCTCGCACATTCCTTACCAGCTTGCGATAGCTTCTCTGTGCCTTATCTAGGTATAGCTGTTTTTCAGTCATAAAATTATTCGCCAATAAAAACCATGAGGTATCAGAGTAATGAGGACGGAAAAATAATTGATTTCTCCGTCCTTTTTCTTAATCTTCAAATAATATTGATTATTATCTGGCTTCTAGTCGAAGAAGGTCTTCAATTCTGACTCCTACTGTTTCCCGTCCAACAAAGACGCTACCCATCTTGTTGTTTTTGAAGTTGTTCATGGCTAATTGATAGGCTTGTGCTGGCAGAGGAACATAGCCAACTTCTTGAGCCAACTTGCCAACGTTGGTGAGATAATACTCGACAAACTGCTTCACTTCAGGTCGTTGAACCGCTTTTGAACTGACATAAATAAATAGGGGTCGAGACAAGGGTTGGTAGGTTCCGTTTTGCACGGTTGAAATAGAAGGACTTACAGCTCCCTTGCCATTATCGATCGCAACCGCCTTCAACTTGTCTTTGTTACCTTCGTAGTATGCCATGCCAAAGTAGCCCAAAGCGTTTTTATCGCGGGCAACCCCTTGGACGAGGACGTTGTCATCTTCACTTGGGGTATAGTCAGTTCGACTTGCTCCCTCTTTGCCAACAATAGCGTCTGTGAAGTAGTCAAATGTACCGGAGTCTGCACCCGGCCCAAATAATTTTATAGGGGCATTGGGCCAATTCGAGCGCACTTGATTCCAAGTTTTGATTTTTCCTTGAGCGCTTGGCTCCCAAATTTTCTTGATCTCGGCTACGCTCATGCTAGTTACCCAGTTGTTTTGTTTGTTAACAACGACGGTTAGAGCATCGTAGGCAACTGGTAGTTCGATATAGTTAATACCAGCCGCTTTACATGCCTGTATCTCTTCATCCTTGATTGGTCGGGAGGCGTTAGAGATATCTGTCTGCCCGGAACAAAACTTTTTGAATCCGCCACCCGTTCCAGAAAGCCCCACAGTTACGCGGACAGCACCCTGTCTAGCTTTTTGGAAATCTTCGGCAACTGCCTCGGTGATGGGATAGACCGTGCTGGAACCATCAATTTTGATTGTTGGCTGATTTTGGGATTGAACCGCAGGCACTGTCACTACTAGAATAGCAGTGACGACTGCTAAGGCGATTGCCATCATCCAACGCTTGAATTTAAAATTTATTGTTTTTGTCTTCATGTTTTGTTTCGATAACAAAATTTATTTTGTCAAGTAGATATTAGCTGATTTTTTCTTTATTTTATTCAAAAATTTTTATTGTAATCATTAAGAGTTATTTAACAAAAGTTTAAGTAAAGTTTAATTGATTATCAAATTTGTCATAATGAATTTAGCCAGCTATCAAATGAAATAACTGCTATTTGTTTTATGAAATTAGAGTTTTTTTGAAAAAAAAGTTAAATCTGAAATCGAACCTTGAATTTGATTAGTAGCGAGATCTCTTTAATGGTTTTATTTTTATTTTCTCCGATCGAGAAATTGTCAGAAAAAGCAATAACTATTATTGTTTATTAGCGATCGCTAAAAATTCATAATTCATAAATAATAAAATCCATTAGCTTGAAAACATTAAAGCGATCGCGCTTAAATGCTTCGGAAAAAAATATCCGCCTTCTAAAAGACTAGAGGCGGATAGGCTAAATCTAGAAAATGATAATTTAATTGGCACTAACGGCTAGCAACCACAACGTCGAGCGGCTGGGAAGCGAAAACCTTTACTTCGCCTCGATCGCCTGCATCGGCGATTGCAGTGTCTCCATCTTTAATCCGACCGGAGAGGATAGCTTCAGCCAAACTATCTTCCAGCAGTCTCATAATGGCACGGCGCAGAGGTCGAGCGCCATAGCTGGGATTATATCCTTCTTGAACGACGAGCGCTTTAAACGCCTCGGTTACTTCTAAGGTAATATCTCGTTGTTCCTTCAATTGAGCCGCTACTTCCTTAAGCAAGATATCGGCAATTTGTTGCACTTCTGATTTCGTCAGTTGACGGAAGACGATGATATCGTCGAGACGGTTGAGAAACTCAGGACGGAAATATTGCTTGAGTTCGTCGTTGACTAAGCCGCGAATGCGATCGTAAGCTGCTTCAGCGCGGTCTTCAGCCATCTCAAAACCAAATCCGCTTCCTCCCTTTTCAATGACCTTAGAGCCGATATTCGAGGTCATGATGACGAGGGTGTTTTTGAAGTCTACCGTGCGTCCTTTGGCATCGGTCAGACGACCGTCATCCAAAAGCTGCAAGAGCATGTTAAAGACATCGGGATGAGCCTTTTCGATTTCATCGAAGAGGATGACCGTGTAAGGTTGACGGCGGACGGCTTCGGTGAGTTGTCCTCCCTCCTCGTAACCGATGTATCCCGGCGGCGAACCAATCAGCTTGGAAACGGTATGGGATTCCATGAATTCCGACATGTCGAGTCGAATCATAGAATCTGGGGAACCGAAGAGATAGGTCGCCAATGCTTTTGCCAGTTCGGTTTTGCCAACTCCAGTCGGTCCGGCAAAGATGAAACTCGCAATCGGTCGGTTGGGATCTTTCAAGCCTACTCTGGCGCGACGAATGGCACGAGAAACGGCTTCGATCGCTTGCTCTTGTCCGATGATGCGTTCGTGCAGCCTTGCTTCTAGATGCAATAACGAATGGGACTCCGATTCTGCGATCTTGGTAACAGGAATTCCCGTCCAAGAAGCGACGATTTGAGCGATTTCCTCTTCGTCTACCACGGGAACGAGCGATTGAGGGTTAATAACGGGAGCATCGAATTCTCCTTCATCCTTCCTTGTCCGTCCTCTGTTCCTAGAAAAATGTCTGAGATGGACGCGAGAACCCGCTTCGTCGATAAGGTCGATCGCTTTATCGGGAAGGAAGCGATCTGAGATATAGCGATCTGCCAGTTTAGCAGCGGCTTCGATCGCGCGATCGCTGAATTTAACTTTGTGGTGTTCTTCGTAGTTTTTCCGCAATCCGCGCAGAATTTCAATCGTTTCTTCGACGGAAGGTTCGCCGACCATAATCGGTTGAAAACGACGCTCTAGGGCAGGATCGCGCTCGATATGCTGGCGATATTCATCGAGAGTCGTCGTTCCCAAGCATTGCAATTCGCCTCTGGCAAGAGCGGGTTTGAGCATGTTAGCTGCATCCATTGCCCCACCCATTGCTCCAGCACCGACTAGGTTATGAATTTCGTCGATGACGAGGATAATATTTCCGGCTTTGCGGACTTCCTCGACAACGGCTTTGACGCGCTCTTCAAACTCGCCTCGGAAGCGGGTTCCGGCAAGCATTAACCCCATATCGAGGCTAATGACATGCTTGTCTTTGAGGATTTCGGGAACGTCTCCGTTGACGATGCGTTGAGCGAGTCCCTCCGCGATCGCGGTTTTTCCCACTCCCGGTTCGCCCACCAGAACGGGGTTATTCTTGGTACGGCGACCTAAGACTTGAATGGTCCGCTCGACTTCTTTAGTCCGTCCGACAACCGGATCGAGCAGGCCTTCGGCAGCGAGTTTGGTGAGATCGGTTCCGAACTCTTCCAAAGCAGCGCGTGGCTGCGATTGGCGACCAAAGATCGGGGGGTTTTCTTGCGCTCCCACGGCAGCGGTGACCTTTTCTCCGGCTTTTTTAATCAGTTCCGTCCGCAGTTTGGCGAGATCGATGCCTTGCCGAACGAGAACTTTTGCGGCTACCGTATCTGGAGCGGCAGCGATCGCTAGTAGAATATGCTCTGACCCAATTGATTTATCGCCTAAGTTACGAGCTTCCTGGAGCGCTTGCTCGAAAATGTGTTTGACTGTTGGGGTAAAGGGAATATTTGTAGGGCTGTATCCAGGACCTTTGCCCGTTAATTCTTCAATGATCCGTCGCGTGTCTAGAAGGTTAATACCCAGATCTTGCAGGACTGTTGCAGCGATCGCGGTTTCTTCGCCAATTAATCCCAACAGAAGATGCTCGCTGCCTACTAAGTTGTGCCCGGCACGACGAGCCTCTTCTTGAGCTAAGATAATGGCTTTGATGGCTTTTTCGTTGAAGTATTCAAACACGATCTGAGCACTCCGGGTTTGTAATGTTTCTTCATCTTTTCTCACTGTATCGTTCGAGCCGGGGCGATTGCAGTGAGGAAACCCGTAATCTTAGGCAGTGTTGTCCCTAAATAATTCCAGCACGCGGTATTGCACTCCCGTTTCAAAAATTCTGACTCCGCCGCCCTCTGCTACAGTCTGCCGCAGTGCTTCTGCATTGGTGACGGCTATCCCTGCTAGATAGTCCACCCCGAATCGAGCTAATTCTTCTAACCAGGGAACTGTCGGTCCCATCAATACGAGCTTAGCATCTTTGGCTAGCTCTGCCAGACGGGGAAAGGTTTTATTGACAATAGAAATTGCCGTCAAAAACACCCACTCCGATTCGGGTAGTAGATACTCCGATGCTGGTGCGGGGTAGTCTCGTGCGCTAGGTTGAAGTTCGATGACGCTCAGATTCATTTCTTGTTCGTAGCGTTCTAGTCCTGGATAGCGTCCGATTATCATTACTCGTTTGCCGCGAATGAGAGGTAAAAAATGCTCGAAAACAGCTAAATTAGCCGTTCCTTGCGGAGACAACGGCTGTGCTTTGGCAGGGAGGGGAGAGCGACTATTAATCGCTGCGTTAATCGCTGCCATTGCTACGGTAGCTTGATAGCTATCCCACGATCGCAACCAAGGCGCTAATTCGGCAATCGATCTATTGACTAAAGTCCCCGACCAAGGTAAGGTACGAGTTGTCGTTCCCGGACTCATGCACAAACCAATTGATTCGGTTTGGCAAAGCGTCCAGGTTAAGCCGATTAAAACTTCTCTAATTTGAGCATTCGTATTGCCGTAATCCAAGAGCAGATCGTAGATTTC
It includes:
- a CDS encoding 30S ribosomal protein S1 translates to MVSQKKTATKEIGFTHEDFAALLDKYDYHFSPGDIVPGTVFSMEPKGALIDIGAKTAAFIPIQEMSINRVDDPVEVLQPNETREFFILTDENEDGQLTLSIRRIEYMRAWERVRQLQAEDATVRANVFATNRGGALVRIEGLRGFIPGSHISAREAKEDLVGQELPLKFLEVDEERNRLVLSHRRALVERKMHGLEVGQVVTGTVRGIKPYGAFIDIGGVSGLLHISEISHDHIDTPHSVFNVNDELKVMIIDLDANRGRISLSTKQLEPEPGDMLKNRQIVFEKAEEMAEKYRQKLLAEAQEKVVDEADIPPALDEEMAIAATED
- the nrdR gene encoding transcriptional regulator NrdR; translated protein: MLCPYCQHTDSRVLESRSTEEGQSIRRRRECLRCKGRFTTYERVESVPIKVVKQDGHREYFERAKLLRGIIRACEKTGIPLERLEAIVNEIEARLQQRSEREVTSQEIGQLVLQYLRHENEVAYVRFASVYGKFKGIKDFVKTLERLQSPAEVTQDAKDSHEPVLEESDLKDSSSIVTSS
- a CDS encoding photosystem II reaction center protein T, producing MESVAYILVVAMALAVIFFAIAFREPPRIEK
- a CDS encoding TIGR00300 family protein, encoding MAETIRFLMCAPDHYDVDYVINPWMEGNIHKSSRDRAVEQWQKLYRVIKDRAIVELVPPQKGWPDMVFTANAGLVLGNNVVLSRFLHKERQGEEPYFKQWFEENGFAVYELPQDLPFEGAGDALFDREGRWLWAGYGFRTELDSHPYLAKWLDIEVLSLRLVDERFYHLDTCFCPLTGGYLLYYPPAFDSYSNRLIELRVPAEKRIAIDEPDAVNFACNAVNINSTIVLNKASDSLKQRLTEIGFEVIETPLTEFLKAGGAAKCLTLRVTEPVLDYVHANEPVESRIIRLEGHLLDAGIMNQALDLVVENGGSFKVLNFNLGIERQSTSSAEVRVSAPSHEIMEDIMTQLIEIGAVAPPQEVCDVNTEVVTQDGVAPDDFYVTTIYPTEVRVNCEWVKVQKQRMDAAIVVEPTPDGLTARCKLLRDLKVGDRVIVGVEGIRNPRKPESREQRNSHQEFAFMSGGVSSERRVELVVEQIAWELRKIRDRGGKVVVTAGPVVIHTGGAQHLSRLIREGYVHVLLGGNAIAVHDIEQAMMGTSLGVDMQRGVPVRGGHRHHLKVINTIRRCGSIAKAVEQGVLTKGVMYECVKNNVPFCLAGSIRDDGPLPDTEMDLIKAQAEYARLLQGAEMILMLSSMLHSIGVGNMTPAGVKMVCVDINPAVVTKLSDRGSVESIGIVTDVGLFLSLLVQQLDKLTSPYHFVPTL
- a CDS encoding class I fructose-bisphosphate aldolase, translating into MTTTLSAPGSIESWLGNEAESLLTYKAKIPQSLLHLPGPDFIDRILASSDRNPQVLRSLQQIYSTGRLANTGYISILPVDQGIEHSAAASFAPNPIYFDPENIIKLAIEGGCNAVATTLGVLGMMSRKYAHRIPFIVKLNHNELLTYPNPSDQILFASVEQAWNLGAVAVGATIYFGSPESSRQIQEVSKAFARAHELGMVTILWCYLRNDVFKQDKDYHVAADLTGQANHMGVTIEADLIKQKLPENNRGYEAVAKATGRKYGRTDERVYSELTSDHPIDLTRYQVLNCYCGRSGLINSGGASGKNDFAEAVRTAVINKRAGGCGLISGRKTFQRPFEEGVKLFHAIQDVYLSPEVTIA
- the pstB gene encoding phosphate ABC transporter ATP-binding protein PstB — its product is MVEKNSEQQSNLVALEPKAKVTNLNFYYGSFHALKNINLAIPEKQVTALIGPSGCGKTTLLRCFNRMHDLYPGNRYEGEILIDSINILGRQVDPIEVRMRVSMVFQKPNPFPKSIYENVAYGLRVRGEKKRSLIDEKVEDSLKEAALWDEVKDRLHESAYNLSGGQQQRLCIARALVTDPEMILFDEPTSALDPIATSSIEELVSELKKRVTIAIVTHSMQQAARLSDFTAFMYLGEMLEFNKTSIMFSDPSHKQTREYVSGRIG